The following nucleotide sequence is from Actinomycetota bacterium.
GACGACCAGCTCGAGGTCGCGCCGGCCGACCACGCGGACCTCGTCGCCCTGCTGCAGTCGTCGGGTGGGACTGCGGGCGTTCCACCACGCCCCGCCGACGAAGACCTGCGCCCGATCGCCGACGATCCGCCGGACCGTGGTGGTCTCGTTCAGCGCTGGCTCAGGACCTGCGGCGACCGGCGCGGAGCGGCTGCGGGCTGCCACCACCGCGAGGCCCGCGGCGGCCAGCCCGGCCAGCACCACGGTCGGGATCAACACCCTCAGATCGACCCCGACGCCCGTTGGGCGCTGGAACAGGAAGAGCCCGGCGAGCAGGAGGGCGACCGTGCCCCCGGCCGCGAGCACACCGATCCCTGGGGCGAAGATCTCCCCGACGAACAGCGCGATCGCAAGTCCGAGCAGCGCCAACCCGGCCGTGTTCACTGGGAGGACCGCCAGCGCGAACAGCGCCAGCACGATCAGGATAACCCCGACCGCGGCGCCCGCGCCGACGCCGGGCTGGGCGAGCTCGTACAGGATCGCCAGCGTTCCGATCGACATGAACAGGAACGCGATGTTGGGATCCGCCAGCCGTTGCAGCACCCGGCGCGCCCACGACGCCTCGTAGGACACGATCTCGACCCCGGTCGTGTCGAGCTGCACCTGGCGGCCGCCGGCGACCTCGATCGTGCGACCATCGATCGCGCGGAGCAGGTCGTCGCGGGTGGCGGCGACGAGATCGACGACGTTGCGCTCCACCGCCTCCTCGGCGGACAGTGACGCACCATCGACGGTGGCCTCCTCGGCGAAGTCCACGTCGCGCCCCCGCGCGTCGGCGATCGCCCGCGCGTAGGCGGCGGCGTCGTTGACGATCTTGTCCAGCACCTCGCCCTGCTCGAGGTCGATCGGTGTGGCGGCGCCGATGTTCGTTCCCGGAGCCATCGCCGCGATGTGCGCGGCGGACG
It contains:
- a CDS encoding nodulation protein NfeD — protein: MRLTEGLAGPLSAAVAALYTACLLLVLAVPAAAQDGSVLETEATGPVTPVMANHLADALEEAQRGGHAALIVRLDTPGGLVTAMRDIVKSFLNADVPVVVWVSPAGAGAASAGYLITSAAHIAAMAPGTNIGAATPIDLEQGEVLDKIVNDAAAYARAIADARGRDVDFAEEATVDGASLSAEEAVERNVVDLVAATRDDLLRAIDGRTIEVAGGRQVQLDTTGVEIVSYEASWARRVLQRLADPNIAFLFMSIGTLAILYELAQPGVGAGAAVGVILIVLALFALAVLPVNTAGLALLGLAIALFVGEIFAPGIGVLAAGGTVALLLAGLFLFQRPTGVGVDLRVLIPTVVLAGLAAAGLAVVAARSRSAPVAAGPEPALNETTTVRRIVGDRAQVFVGGAWWNARSPTRRLQQGDEVRVVGRRDLELVVEPVEDATSDNQEGTP